A genomic window from Pseudomonas cavernicola includes:
- the htpX gene encoding protease HtpX has protein sequence MMRILLFLATNLAVLVIASITLKLLGVDRFTGQNYGSLLVFCAVFGFAGSLISLFISKWMAKMSTGTQIISQPRTRHEQWLLQTVEELSRAAGIKMPEVGIFPAYESNAFATGWNKNDALVAVSQGLLERFSPDEVKAVLAHEIGHVANGDMVTLALIQGVVNTFVMFFARIFGNFVDKVILKNEEGQGIGFYVATIFAELVLGILASIIVMWFSRKREFRADEAGARLAGTSAMIGALQRLRSEQGVPVHMPETLTAFGINGGIKHGLKRLFMSHPPLEERIEALRQRG, from the coding sequence ATGATGCGCATTCTGTTGTTCCTGGCCACCAACCTGGCAGTACTGGTCATCGCCAGTATCACCCTCAAACTGCTCGGGGTAGACCGCTTTACCGGCCAGAATTACGGCAGCCTGCTGGTTTTTTGCGCCGTGTTCGGTTTCGCCGGCTCACTGATCTCGCTATTCATCTCCAAGTGGATGGCGAAGATGAGCACTGGCACCCAAATCATCAGCCAGCCACGCACCCGCCACGAACAGTGGCTGCTGCAAACCGTCGAGGAGCTGTCCCGCGCAGCCGGGATCAAGATGCCCGAGGTCGGCATCTTCCCCGCTTACGAGTCCAACGCCTTCGCCACCGGCTGGAACAAGAACGACGCATTGGTCGCCGTCAGCCAGGGCCTGCTGGAACGCTTCTCGCCGGATGAAGTGAAAGCCGTCCTAGCCCATGAAATCGGCCACGTGGCCAACGGTGACATGGTCACCCTGGCACTGATCCAAGGCGTGGTGAACACCTTCGTGATGTTCTTCGCGCGGATTTTCGGCAACTTCGTCGACAAGGTGATCCTCAAGAATGAAGAAGGTCAGGGTATCGGCTTCTATGTGGCGACCATCTTCGCCGAACTGGTACTGGGCATCCTCGCCAGCATCATCGTCATGTGGTTCTCGCGCAAACGTGAGTTCCGCGCCGACGAAGCCGGCGCCCGCCTGGCCGGCACCAGCGCGATGATCGGCGCCTTGCAGCGCCTGCGCTCCGAACAGGGCGTACCGGTGCATATGCCGGAAACCCTGACCGCCTTCGGCATCAACGGTGGCATCAAGCACGGCCTGAAAAGGCTGTTTATGAGCCACCCACCACTGGAAGAGCGCATCGAAGCGCTGCGTCAGCGCGGTTAA
- a CDS encoding pyridoxal phosphate-dependent aminotransferase, with product MQVSKSNKLANVCYDIRGPVLKHAKRLEEEGHRILKLNIGNPAPFGFEAPEEILQDVIRNLPTAQGYSDSKGLFSARKAVMQYYQQKQVEGVGIEDIYLGNGVSELIVMSMQALLNNGDEVLIPAPDYPLWTAAVSLAGGNPVHYLCDEQANWWPDLDDIKAKITPNTKAMVIINPNNPTGAVYSKEVLEGMVELARQHNLVLFSDEIYDKILYDEAVHICTASLAPDVLCLTFNGLSKSYRVAGFRSGWVAISGPKQKAQSYIEGIDILANMRLCANVPSQHAIQTALGGYQSINDLVLPQGRLLEQRNRTWELLNNIPGVSCVKPMGALYAFPKIDPKVCPIHNDEKFVLDLLLSEKLLVVQGTAFNWPWPDHFRVVTLPRLDDLDQAIGRIGNFLKSYSQ from the coding sequence ATGCAGGTCAGCAAATCGAACAAGCTCGCCAACGTCTGCTATGACATTCGCGGGCCGGTGCTCAAGCACGCCAAACGCCTGGAAGAGGAAGGCCATCGCATCCTCAAGCTGAACATCGGCAACCCGGCGCCGTTTGGCTTCGAAGCCCCGGAGGAAATTCTCCAGGACGTGATCCGCAACCTGCCGACCGCCCAAGGTTACAGCGACTCCAAAGGCCTGTTCAGTGCCCGCAAGGCGGTGATGCAGTACTACCAGCAAAAACAGGTGGAAGGCGTCGGCATTGAAGACATCTACCTCGGCAACGGCGTTTCCGAGCTGATCGTGATGTCCATGCAGGCCCTGCTCAACAACGGCGACGAAGTACTGATCCCGGCCCCGGACTACCCGCTGTGGACCGCCGCAGTCAGCCTGGCAGGTGGCAATCCGGTGCACTACCTGTGCGACGAGCAAGCCAACTGGTGGCCGGATCTGGACGATATCAAGGCCAAGATCACGCCGAACACCAAGGCGATGGTAATCATCAACCCGAACAACCCGACCGGCGCCGTGTATTCCAAGGAAGTGCTGGAAGGCATGGTCGAGCTGGCGCGCCAGCACAATCTGGTGCTGTTCTCCGATGAGATCTACGACAAGATCCTCTACGACGAAGCCGTGCACATCTGCACCGCCTCCTTGGCGCCGGACGTGCTGTGCCTGACCTTTAACGGGCTGTCGAAGTCCTATCGCGTGGCCGGCTTCCGCTCCGGCTGGGTCGCCATCTCCGGGCCGAAGCAGAAAGCCCAGAGCTACATCGAAGGCATCGACATCCTCGCCAACATGCGCCTGTGCGCCAACGTGCCGAGCCAGCATGCGATCCAGACCGCCCTCGGCGGCTACCAGAGCATCAACGATCTGGTATTGCCACAAGGCCGTCTGCTCGAGCAGCGCAACCGGACCTGGGAACTGCTCAACAACATCCCCGGCGTCAGCTGCGTCAAGCCGATGGGCGCACTCTATGCGTTCCCGAAAATCGACCCGAAGGTCTGCCCGATCCACAACGACGAGAAGTTCGTCCTCGACCTGCTGCTGTCAGAGAAACTTCTGGTCGTACAAGGCACCGCCTTCAACTGGCCGTGGCCGGATCACTTCCGCGTAGTCACGCTGCCGCGCCTGGACGATCTGGATCAGGCAATTGGGCGAATCGGCAACTTCCTCAAGTCGTATAGCCAATAA
- the msrB gene encoding peptide-methionine (R)-S-oxide reductase MsrB, producing MDKLEKPLDAWRDELSDEQFHVCRLGGTERAFTGKYHADKTPGVYHCACCDAALFDSEAKFDSGTGWPSYYQPASNSAIASRDDFSHGMHRIEVLCAKCDAHLGHLFPDGPKPTGLRYCINSASLKLKPRQ from the coding sequence ATGGACAAGCTCGAAAAACCCCTGGATGCCTGGCGTGACGAACTGTCCGATGAGCAGTTTCACGTCTGCCGGCTGGGCGGGACGGAGCGCGCGTTTACTGGTAAGTATCACGCTGACAAAACCCCGGGCGTTTACCACTGCGCCTGCTGTGACGCGGCGTTGTTCGACTCCGAGGCGAAATTCGATTCCGGCACCGGCTGGCCTAGTTACTATCAGCCCGCGTCCAACAGTGCTATCGCCAGCAGGGACGACTTCAGCCACGGCATGCACCGTATTGAAGTGCTCTGCGCCAAGTGCGATGCGCACCTGGGGCATCTGTTCCCGGATGGGCCGAAGCCGACGGGGCTGCGTTATTGCATCAATTCGGCGTCGCTCAAGCTCAAACCGCGGCAATAA
- a CDS encoding glutathione peroxidase, whose translation MSDALFNIPCTTIKGEQKTLADFGGKAVLVVNTASQCGFTPQYRGLEHLWQEYKGQGLVVLGFPCNQFGKQEPGNEGAIAEFCELNFGVSFPLFKKIDVNGAEAHPLFVQLKKRAPGLLGSQGVKWNFTKFLIGQDGKLVKRFAPTTKPEELTAEIEALLK comes from the coding sequence ATGAGCGACGCACTTTTCAACATTCCGTGTACCACGATCAAAGGCGAGCAGAAGACCTTGGCCGATTTCGGCGGCAAGGCTGTGCTGGTGGTCAACACTGCCAGTCAATGCGGTTTCACCCCGCAGTACAGAGGGCTGGAACACCTCTGGCAGGAATACAAGGGTCAGGGGCTGGTGGTATTGGGTTTCCCCTGCAACCAGTTCGGTAAACAAGAGCCGGGCAACGAAGGCGCGATCGCCGAATTCTGTGAGTTGAACTTTGGCGTGAGCTTTCCGCTGTTCAAGAAGATCGATGTGAATGGCGCTGAAGCTCACCCTCTGTTCGTCCAGCTGAAAAAACGCGCGCCAGGCCTGCTCGGTAGCCAGGGCGTGAAATGGAACTTCACCAAGTTCCTGATCGGTCAGGACGGCAAATTGGTCAAGCGCTTCGCGCCAACGACCAAGCCGGAGGAGCTGACTGCCGAGATCGAAGCACTGTTGAAATGA
- a CDS encoding MarR family winged helix-turn-helix transcriptional regulator, whose translation MNVPQLDALTALQLDNQLCFKLYAASRAVTRAYKPMLDQLGLTYPQYLVMLVLWEWQGAAPEQPTVKALGERLLLDSGTLTPLLKRLQQLGLVLRQRATRDEREVHLALTAAGLALRAQVLPLKTQLLCASGVNLDELDELRSRIGDLLDRLMALP comes from the coding sequence ATGAATGTGCCGCAACTGGATGCGCTAACGGCGTTGCAGCTCGACAATCAGCTGTGTTTCAAACTGTACGCCGCCTCGCGTGCGGTGACCCGCGCCTATAAGCCGATGCTCGATCAACTCGGCCTGACCTACCCGCAGTACCTGGTGATGCTGGTGCTCTGGGAGTGGCAGGGGGCAGCGCCTGAGCAGCCGACGGTGAAGGCCTTGGGTGAGCGTCTGCTGCTGGACTCCGGCACGCTGACTCCGCTGCTCAAGCGTCTGCAGCAGTTGGGTCTGGTGCTGCGCCAGCGTGCGACACGTGATGAGCGCGAAGTGCATCTGGCGTTAACAGCCGCGGGCTTGGCCTTGCGCGCGCAGGTTTTGCCGCTGAAGACGCAGTTGCTCTGCGCAAGCGGAGTCAATCTGGATGAGCTGGACGAGTTGCGCAGTCGTATCGGTGATTTGCTTGATCGGCTTATGGCTTTGCCATAA
- a CDS encoding response regulator has protein sequence MDISLTHRLSFKQASLTVLVAFILGTLLSLLQVSSDYASEDASINREIRALLEISHNSATRIAYNIDTEQAQELVVGLLRSPAVISAEIVDDSGVSLASANRPRIESDYRLFSDYLFGERRQFENPLFVAHAPHEPLGLLRLEIDTYAFGSHFLRRALLTLLSGFAYSLLLSLILLELFYFMLTKPLVGVIHALSARDLRSPTRQPLPCPAGHEHDEIGILVDVTNQQLTSISEEIEQRREAEARLSQYLGELENIISARTTELKASNTRLTLSNQELEIAHSTAHKMALARATFLANMSHEIRTPLNGLLGMLALALDSPLNTEQRQQLSIAHDSGKVLVELLNDILDLSKFEAGQLELERIPFDLGELTEDTASLLSQNAGPSVELTCLIDPLLPAQLLGDPTRVRQIVSNLLANALKFTHSGRVDVRVSANALGVKIIVGDSGIGIAEAAHARIFQPFAQAGATITREYGGTGLGLALTRRLCEAMHGQLSLTSQVGVGSQFCAELPLSGSTSALELPPLQGRVVALSSASSGLSELLGSLVPAWGLDYQRLDSSAELAEIKADLLISDRPEALFGLRPALQQPILLVTAYGNFMPSEQAAALAPMEQLARPLARTALYQALQRVLQPDTEIVASPPHVVPPVQRQGRVLLVEDNPVNQLVAKGMLNKMGCQVLIAAHGGQALDYLEQEPVDLVLMDCNMPVMDGYEASRRIRQSGRWPDLPIIALTANALPDERERCAAAGMNDYLAKPFRREELAALLEQWLPIMAKP, from the coding sequence ATGGATATTTCGCTCACCCATCGCCTGTCATTCAAACAGGCCAGCCTGACGGTACTGGTAGCGTTTATCCTCGGCACGTTGCTCAGCCTGCTTCAAGTGAGCAGCGATTATGCCAGCGAAGATGCCTCCATCAACCGCGAGATTCGCGCGCTACTGGAGATCAGCCACAACTCCGCCACCCGCATCGCCTACAACATCGATACAGAGCAGGCCCAGGAGCTGGTTGTCGGCCTGTTGCGCTCGCCGGCCGTAATCAGTGCCGAGATCGTCGACGACAGTGGCGTGAGCCTGGCCAGCGCCAACCGCCCACGCATCGAGAGCGACTATCGGCTATTCAGCGACTACCTGTTCGGCGAGCGCCGGCAGTTCGAAAATCCGTTGTTCGTTGCCCACGCGCCCCATGAACCCCTCGGCCTGCTGCGTCTGGAAATAGACACCTACGCCTTCGGCAGCCACTTCCTGCGGCGCGCCCTGCTCACCCTGCTCAGCGGCTTTGCCTACAGCCTACTGCTCTCGCTGATCCTGCTGGAGTTGTTCTACTTCATGCTGACCAAACCGCTAGTCGGCGTTATCCACGCCCTCAGCGCGCGCGATCTGCGCAGCCCGACCCGGCAACCACTGCCCTGCCCGGCCGGCCATGAACACGATGAAATCGGCATCCTGGTGGATGTCACCAACCAGCAACTGACCAGCATCTCCGAGGAAATCGAACAACGGCGCGAGGCCGAGGCTCGCCTGAGCCAGTACCTGGGCGAACTCGAGAACATCATCTCCGCCCGCACCACCGAGCTGAAAGCGAGCAACACCCGCCTGACCTTGTCGAATCAAGAACTGGAGATTGCTCACAGCACGGCCCATAAGATGGCCCTGGCGCGCGCAACCTTCCTGGCCAACATGAGCCACGAGATCCGCACCCCGCTCAATGGCCTGCTTGGCATGCTCGCCCTGGCGCTCGACAGCCCGCTGAATACCGAGCAACGCCAACAACTGTCGATCGCCCACGACTCCGGCAAGGTATTGGTGGAACTGCTAAACGACATCCTTGACCTGTCCAAGTTCGAGGCCGGCCAGCTGGAGTTGGAGCGCATCCCCTTCGACCTCGGCGAGCTGACCGAGGACACCGCCAGCCTGTTGTCGCAGAACGCTGGCCCTAGTGTCGAATTAACCTGCCTGATTGATCCACTGCTGCCGGCGCAGCTGCTCGGCGACCCGACCCGAGTCCGCCAGATCGTCAGCAACTTGCTGGCCAACGCCCTCAAGTTCACCCATTCCGGCCGCGTCGATGTACGCGTCAGCGCCAATGCTCTGGGTGTGAAGATCATCGTCGGTGATAGCGGCATCGGCATTGCCGAAGCGGCCCATGCGCGGATTTTCCAGCCATTTGCCCAAGCCGGCGCGACTATCACCCGCGAGTACGGCGGCACCGGGCTCGGTCTGGCCCTGACCCGGCGGCTCTGCGAGGCCATGCACGGGCAACTCAGCCTCACTTCGCAGGTAGGCGTTGGTAGCCAGTTCTGCGCCGAATTGCCGCTATCCGGCTCCACCTCGGCACTGGAGCTGCCGCCGCTGCAAGGTCGCGTGGTCGCACTCAGTTCCGCCAGCAGCGGCCTGAGCGAACTACTGGGCAGCCTAGTGCCGGCCTGGGGCCTGGATTATCAGCGCCTGGACAGCTCTGCCGAGCTTGCGGAAATCAAGGCCGACCTGCTGATTAGCGACCGCCCGGAAGCACTGTTCGGCCTGCGCCCGGCTCTTCAGCAGCCAATCCTGCTAGTCACCGCCTATGGCAACTTTATGCCCAGCGAGCAAGCCGCCGCCCTGGCCCCCATGGAGCAGCTAGCTCGGCCTTTGGCGCGCACGGCACTCTATCAAGCCCTGCAGCGAGTCCTGCAGCCGGACACGGAGATAGTCGCCAGCCCCCCTCACGTTGTGCCGCCCGTACAAAGACAGGGACGCGTGCTCCTAGTGGAAGACAACCCGGTCAACCAATTGGTGGCCAAAGGCATGCTGAACAAAATGGGCTGCCAGGTGCTGATCGCCGCGCACGGTGGTCAGGCGCTCGACTATCTAGAGCAAGAGCCCGTCGACCTGGTACTGATGGACTGCAATATGCCGGTGATGGATGGCTATGAGGCCAGCCGCAGGATTCGCCAGAGCGGACGCTGGCCAGACTTGCCGATCATTGCCCTGACCGCCAACGCCCTGCCGGACGAGCGCGAGCGCTGCGCCGCCGCCGGCATGAATGACTACCTGGCCAAGCCCTTTCGCCGTGAAGAGCTGGCCGCTTTACTGGAGCAATGGTTACCTATTATGGCAAAGCCATAA
- a CDS encoding ATP-binding protein codes for MDSRLNAFLERADAVLARLEPLLPAPRVSLDWSQSLAARWHREGRSGYLQPLTVSLDLDLTDLIGVDTQREQLARNTRQFVAGLPANHALLWGARGTGKSSLVRALLAEHAGAGLRLIEIERDHLADLPRVVELLAKQSQRFVLFCDDLSFEAGEGDYRVLKSVLDGSLERAPDNVLLYATSNRRHLVPEKQSDNENWQMVDGELHPNEAVEDKIALSDRFGLWLSFYPFSQEHFLDVVRHWVGVLAAQAGLIWAWDDELGILAIRWALGRGNRNGRCAYQFARYWVGLKLLEVKG; via the coding sequence GTGGACTCCCGTTTGAATGCTTTTCTAGAGCGTGCGGATGCCGTGCTGGCGCGTCTCGAACCTCTGTTACCGGCGCCGCGGGTGTCGCTCGATTGGAGTCAGAGCTTAGCGGCACGCTGGCACCGTGAAGGCCGCAGTGGGTACTTGCAGCCGTTGACGGTGAGCTTGGATCTGGACTTGACGGATTTGATCGGCGTGGATACCCAGCGTGAGCAACTGGCGCGTAATACTCGGCAGTTCGTCGCGGGTCTGCCAGCTAACCACGCCTTGCTCTGGGGGGCGCGTGGCACGGGCAAGTCGTCGCTGGTGCGGGCGCTGTTGGCCGAACATGCTGGTGCCGGGCTGCGGTTGATCGAGATTGAACGTGATCATCTGGCCGATCTGCCACGCGTTGTCGAGCTACTGGCGAAGCAGTCGCAGCGCTTTGTGTTGTTCTGTGATGACCTGTCTTTCGAGGCTGGCGAGGGCGACTACCGCGTGTTGAAAAGTGTGCTGGATGGCTCGCTGGAGCGTGCTCCGGACAACGTGCTGCTGTATGCCACGTCAAATCGCCGCCATCTGGTGCCGGAAAAGCAAAGCGACAACGAAAACTGGCAGATGGTCGATGGCGAACTGCACCCGAATGAGGCGGTGGAGGACAAGATTGCGCTATCCGACCGCTTTGGCCTATGGCTGTCGTTCTACCCCTTTAGCCAGGAGCATTTCCTCGACGTGGTGCGCCATTGGGTCGGCGTGTTGGCGGCGCAGGCCGGGCTGATTTGGGCGTGGGATGATGAGTTGGGAATACTCGCCATTCGCTGGGCGCTGGGACGCGGTAATCGCAATGGCCGCTGCGCCTATCAGTTTGCGCGGTACTGGGTGGGGCTGAAGCTGTTGGAGGTGAAGGGGTGA
- a CDS encoding GAF domain-containing protein yields the protein MIDLQHSGAGLEGYGLLAAQLESLLADERDFIANAAQFSAFLFHELEDLNWAGFYLNHQGELVLGPFQGQVACVRIPFAKGVCGAAAATRQTQRVDDVHAFPGHIACDSASNSELVIPLVKDGRLIAVLDLDSPKLARFSEADQRGLEQLAAIFLRLTDC from the coding sequence GTGATCGATCTACAACACAGCGGAGCGGGGCTGGAGGGCTATGGCTTGTTGGCGGCGCAGCTGGAGTCCTTGCTGGCCGATGAGCGCGACTTTATTGCCAATGCTGCGCAGTTTTCCGCGTTCCTCTTCCATGAGTTGGAAGATTTGAACTGGGCGGGTTTCTACTTGAATCATCAAGGGGAGCTGGTACTCGGGCCATTCCAAGGCCAGGTGGCCTGCGTGCGGATTCCTTTCGCTAAGGGGGTTTGTGGTGCTGCCGCGGCCACTCGGCAGACTCAGCGGGTTGACGATGTGCACGCTTTTCCCGGGCATATCGCCTGCGACAGTGCCTCCAATAGCGAGTTGGTGATTCCGCTGGTGAAGGATGGGCGGTTGATTGCAGTGCTGGATCTGGACAGTCCCAAGCTCGCGCGTTTCAGCGAAGCGGATCAGCGAGGGCTGGAGCAGTTGGCGGCAATATTTTTGCGTCTGACCGACTGCTGA
- a CDS encoding PA2817 family protein, whose amino-acid sequence MASPYLDHHLALLAHLRGILVALGEAEQVPEESHALFLDRFDELLTLLQESPEESLYLGQDLLCQVIHRYPQITHLVPRDLLWFFGGDCLHFMPDEEITLFQALDERRYEAEQNDEPFDWVQEKQLLALPQESSKH is encoded by the coding sequence ATGGCCAGCCCCTATCTCGACCATCATCTCGCCCTGCTCGCGCACCTGCGTGGCATCCTGGTCGCCTTGGGCGAGGCCGAGCAGGTTCCCGAGGAAAGCCATGCGCTGTTCCTCGACCGTTTCGATGAACTGCTGACGCTGCTGCAAGAGTCTCCAGAAGAGAGCCTGTACCTGGGCCAGGATCTGCTTTGCCAGGTCATCCACCGCTACCCGCAAATCACCCATCTGGTACCACGCGACCTGTTGTGGTTCTTCGGCGGTGATTGTCTGCACTTTATGCCGGATGAGGAAATCACCCTCTTCCAGGCACTTGACGAACGTCGCTACGAAGCAGAGCAAAATGACGAACCCTTCGACTGGGTGCAGGAAAAGCAGCTGCTGGCACTCCCCCAGGAAAGCAGCAAGCACTAA